In Numida meleagris isolate 19003 breed g44 Domestic line chromosome 23, NumMel1.0, whole genome shotgun sequence, the following proteins share a genomic window:
- the DPAGT1 gene encoding UDP-N-acetylglucosamine--dolichyl-phosphate N-acetylglucosaminephosphotransferase isoform X2 yields the protein MAAWPAAPLLINLGESLLGFVATLTLIPAFKDHFLAARLFGEDLNKAFRRPIPEAQGMISGAVFLIILFCFIPVPFLRCFVEEQCAAFPHDEFVELIGSLLAICCMIFLGFADDVLNLRWRHKLLLPTMASLPLLMVYFTNFGNTTIVVPKPFRVLLGMHLDLGIFYYAYMGMLAVFCTNAINILAGINGIEAGQSLVIAASIITFNLVELNGDYQDDHIFSLYFMIPFFFTTLGLFYHNWLNPTTGKLEMSYSKFKTKSLSTLGTYILKVEKILHIVDVRSGMDEDGEYSECNNMTLINFVIKLIGPIHERNLTLLLLLIQVLGSMIAFSIRYQLVRLFYDV from the exons ATGGCGGCCTGGCCCGCCGCGCCCCTCCTCATCAACCTTGGGGAATCGCTTCTGGGTTTCGTGGCTACGCTCACACTGATCCCGGCCTTCAAAGACCACTTCTTGGCAGCGCGCCTCTTCGGCGAGGACCTCAACAAGGCCTTCCGGCGGCCCAT CCCCGAGGCACAGGGCATGATCAGCGGGGCCGTGTTCCTCATCATCCTCTTCTGCTTCATCCCTGTGCCCTTCCTGCGGTGCTTCGTAGAGGAGCAGTGCGCGGCCTTTCCTCACGACGAG TTTGTGGAGCTCATTGGCTCACTCCTTGCCATCTGCTGCATGATTTTCCTGGGCTTTGCAGACGATGTTTTGAACCTGCGCTGGCGTCACAAACTCCTTCTCCCTACCATGGCATCCCTCCCACTGCTCATGGTGTACTTCACCAACTTTGGGAACACAACCATTGTGGTGCCTAAGCCTTTCCGGGTGTTACTGGGCATGCACTTGGACTTGG GTATCTTCTACTATGCGTACATGGGCATGCTAGCAGTGTTTTGTACTAACGCCATCAACATTCTTGCTGGAATCAATGGGATTGAAGCAGGGCAGTCTCTGGTGATTGCTGCTTCCATTATCACATTCAACCTTGTAGAGTTAAATG gGGATTATCAGGATGatcacattttctctctctactttatgattccatttttttttacaacgCTGGGGCTGTTTTACCACAACTG GCTCAATCCTACTACAGGGAAGTTGGAGATGAGCTACTCCAAATTCAAAACTAAGAGCCTCTCAACCCTGGGAACATACATTCTGAAG gtagAAAAGATCTTGCACATAGTAGATGTGAGGAGTGGAATGGATGAAGATGGTGAATACTCCGAGTGCAATAATATGACGCTTATTAACTTTGTTATAAAACTGATTGGACCCATCCACGAACGAAATCTCACTCTCCTGTTGCTACTCATTCAG GTCCTGGGGAGCATGATTGCATTTTCAATCCGGTACCAGCTAGTGCGCTTATTTTATGATGTCTGA
- the DPAGT1 gene encoding UDP-N-acetylglucosamine--dolichyl-phosphate N-acetylglucosaminephosphotransferase isoform X1, protein MAAWPAAPLLINLGESLLGFVATLTLIPAFKDHFLAARLFGEDLNKAFRRPIPEAQGMISGAVFLIILFCFIPVPFLRCFVEEQCAAFPHDEFVELIGSLLAICCMIFLGFADDVLNLRWRHKLLLPTMASLPLLMVYFTNFGNTTIVVPKPFRVLLGMHLDLGIFYYAYMGMLAVFCTNAINILAGINGIEAGQSLVIAASIITFNLVELNGDYQDDHIFSLYFMIPFFFTTLGLFYHNWYPSQVFVGDTFCYFAGMTFAVVGILGHFSKTMLLFFIPQVLNFLYSLPQLFHIIPCPRHRLPRLNPTTGKLEMSYSKFKTKSLSTLGTYILKVEKILHIVDVRSGMDEDGEYSECNNMTLINFVIKLIGPIHERNLTLLLLLIQVLGSMIAFSIRYQLVRLFYDV, encoded by the exons ATGGCGGCCTGGCCCGCCGCGCCCCTCCTCATCAACCTTGGGGAATCGCTTCTGGGTTTCGTGGCTACGCTCACACTGATCCCGGCCTTCAAAGACCACTTCTTGGCAGCGCGCCTCTTCGGCGAGGACCTCAACAAGGCCTTCCGGCGGCCCAT CCCCGAGGCACAGGGCATGATCAGCGGGGCCGTGTTCCTCATCATCCTCTTCTGCTTCATCCCTGTGCCCTTCCTGCGGTGCTTCGTAGAGGAGCAGTGCGCGGCCTTTCCTCACGACGAG TTTGTGGAGCTCATTGGCTCACTCCTTGCCATCTGCTGCATGATTTTCCTGGGCTTTGCAGACGATGTTTTGAACCTGCGCTGGCGTCACAAACTCCTTCTCCCTACCATGGCATCCCTCCCACTGCTCATGGTGTACTTCACCAACTTTGGGAACACAACCATTGTGGTGCCTAAGCCTTTCCGGGTGTTACTGGGCATGCACTTGGACTTGG GTATCTTCTACTATGCGTACATGGGCATGCTAGCAGTGTTTTGTACTAACGCCATCAACATTCTTGCTGGAATCAATGGGATTGAAGCAGGGCAGTCTCTGGTGATTGCTGCTTCCATTATCACATTCAACCTTGTAGAGTTAAATG gGGATTATCAGGATGatcacattttctctctctactttatgattccatttttttttacaacgCTGGGGCTGTTTTACCACAACTG GTACCCATCCCAAGTGTTTGTTGGGGACACCTTCTGTTACTTTGCTGGCATGACCTTCGCTGTGGTGGGGATCCTGGGCCACTTCAGCAAAACAATGCTCCTTTTTTTCATCCCACAAGTGCTTAACTTCCTCTACTCATTGCCTCAACTCTTCCACATTATTCCTTGCCCCCGCCATCGGCTGCCAAG GCTCAATCCTACTACAGGGAAGTTGGAGATGAGCTACTCCAAATTCAAAACTAAGAGCCTCTCAACCCTGGGAACATACATTCTGAAG gtagAAAAGATCTTGCACATAGTAGATGTGAGGAGTGGAATGGATGAAGATGGTGAATACTCCGAGTGCAATAATATGACGCTTATTAACTTTGTTATAAAACTGATTGGACCCATCCACGAACGAAATCTCACTCTCCTGTTGCTACTCATTCAG GTCCTGGGGAGCATGATTGCATTTTCAATCCGGTACCAGCTAGTGCGCTTATTTTATGATGTCTGA
- the LOC110387584 gene encoding histone H2A encodes MSGRGKSGGKARAKAKSRSSRAGLQFPVGRVHRLLRRGHYAERVGAGAPVYLAAVLEYLTAEILELAGNAARDNKKTRIIPRHLQLAVRNDEELNKLLGGVTIAQGGVLPNIQAVLLPKKTGGGAAGPAKAGKKGGGQQSQEY; translated from the coding sequence ATGTCTGGCCGCGGCAAGAGTGGCGGTAAGGCCCGAGCGAAGGCCAAGTCTCGTTCTTCCCGGGCTGGGCTGCAGTTCCCCGTTGGGCGTGTTCATCGGCTGCTGCGGCGCGGACATTACGCGGAGCGGGTGGGCGCTGGCGCACCCGTTTATTTGGCGGCCGTGCTGGAGTACCTGACGGCCGAAATCCTAGAGCTGGCGGGCAACGCGGCCCGCGACAACAAGAAGACGCGCATCATTCCCCGACACCTGCAGCTGGCGGTGCGCAACGACGAGGAGCTCAACAAGCTGCTGGGCGGTGTCACCATCGCGCAGGGCGGTGTCCTGCCCAACATCCAGGCCGTGCTGCTGCCCAAGAAGACGGGTGGCGGCGCCGCGGGCCCGGCCAAGGCCGGCAAGAAGGGCGGCGGGCAGCAGTCGCAGGAGTACTAA